The Elaeis guineensis isolate ETL-2024a chromosome 5, EG11, whole genome shotgun sequence DNA segment CTTTTCTTTATCTATGATTCTTGGTAGGTTGAGAAACAATTGAAAGATATATGCATCATGCGTGGGCGTTCCTCCGTCAAACCACTTTTCTTAGCAGCCAGAAAATTTATAGTGAATCTTTGAACGATGCAAAAGTTTAGACCTGAATAGTTATAGTATAGATAAATTTCTCACCTTTTCTCtctaaatttaatatataaacttcaaattagttaaaaaaattttgtttcatcccatgcaaaatattttaaatatccaaaattagaaaaaaaaaaaaaaaaagaggaaaattgACAGGGACGGTTAATCGGTTTCGGGCTGCATGTTTAACGCGGATGGATGATTGATTGATCTTCTCTCGCGATGTAGACCGTTGGATGGCGCTCCACACAGCCATGGATATAATTTCTTTCGCGCGAATGACGCAACCCCTGCCGGCCTCTTCTAAGGCCACGTGTCCATActaattttaagaagaaaaagagcaGCAAATGAAGACCACCAACCAGCTATCTCTCTTCTATCACTTCACCCTTCTCACCGATCTCTCTCGGGTTCTCGGCATGAGGTTCTCGGCCTTCTTCTTTGACGGCGCCTGCCGCGCCTTCCACCACCGCCCAACCTTCTCCAAGCTCGTCGTCATCTTGGCCGCCAGGTCTTCTCCTCTTTAACCCTCTGTTTCGATCTGGTTTAAGCTTCCATTCCATTTCAAAATCCCCTCTTTTTCAGTATTATGTGATGGAATCTAGCTGGAAACTGAGCTCTTTTTGCTTCAGATCGATCAAGAGCTCTGTATTTTCGTTTCCTGGATTGCTGGACAAGAAACTTGTCTTTTATGTGAACTTGTCTTACTTGCACTTGTTCTGGTTCTGGGTCTCTGGATATTGGCGCTTTCTTTGTTGGTGAGATAGTCTTGACATAGATACCCATCATATATGGACATCCTTTTTTTTTGAGTCCAAGGTGTCTATTTCTTCCTTTGATAACAGCTACGGTTAATTCAGCACTAGGATGCAGACAGGGCTATAGCTTGGCGGTTGCAGGTATCTACGAAAttctcaaaagaaaagaagaaaaaaagatgatgtATGACAAGAGATGAGGAGATAGATGCTTTGTTTCTTTTCCAGTCTCATATTATCAATGACTTTTAACACTTGAAGCAGTTACTTTACGCATTCGTTATTGATAGTTGTTCCTTTTGAAAACTGAAAGTGCTGTGGCTGGCTCATGTTGATTAATTTCCTTTAATACAAAGCCTAAACGTTTAAATACTTGCCTTAATTGCACCTCAGTATTAAAAGGAATCCTTAGTTGAATATTTCTTCACACGGGCCATTGGATGATTTCTAGTAGTCACTAGCTGAATAATGAACTCTGACACAGTACATGCAGTTAGATTGTAACTTCCCATCTGACTGATTAATATATGTCCAAGAGAAGACTCAAGCATCTGAACTAGTTTCTTAAGCCAGTTACATGGTAATATATCTAAAAATGCATTTACTGATTTAGATGCCTTTTGATAATAATCAAATTAGAGCTGGATTGCCTTTCCTTCTACTAGTTATAACTTATACTATTTAAGATCCcatagattttttcttctttttcacttgCTGTTTCATATTTTCGCTTCCACAAGTTATATAATAAGGGTACCAATTTACTCTGCTCTATCAAGTATTGCCCCAACCCAACCCTAATGGGATGGTTCAACCCAACTCACAGCGGACTTGGGGCGGGTACGGATAATTATAAAACCTACCCCAAACCTGACTCAGATATATATCTCTTCACAAATTCCCTCCccaatgcaaaaaataaaaaataaaaaagaaaagaaaagaaaagatttgcATTCCAAAATGTTGATTTGTTTTAGCTTTATCGGACTCAATCTGTCCAACAAGCCCCACCCTATATCTAGACAAGCATCGGGTAGGTATATTTAATGGCCTACTCGGCTCATACCTGACTTATTACAATCCCTATTATATATTCTAGGGGTGGCAATTGAGTCAGGTTGGATCAGATATGGCTCAGATCGGGTTGGACCAAATATTTGTCAGGTCGAATACAAGATCAGTCAAAAACCTATCAAGCCAAACTTGATCTGTTTGTTAAACATGTCAAAAATCCAAATCCAAACCTAACCATATTATTGAATAGGTAATCTAACCAATCTACAATAGGTTGAAATAAGTCAAATAGGTTAAATTGTTGAGCAGTGCCACCCCTAATATATTCTTATACATATTTTAAAATTCTTACATGTCTTCTAGTCCTAGAAGGATCGTACATATCTTTTCCTTCTctccagcaaaaaaaaaaaaaagaaaaaagaaaaaagaaagaaaaaaaaatccatttcATGTTTTCCTACACCAGACTGTATCACTTGATATAGGGTATGCCATACTATAACATACTAGTAGCAAACTAATACTCAATGCAGGGGGTGTACCAGCATGGTACTAGTATCGGCAAAGAAATCAGTATGATGAACCATGATCCATTCCAATAAATGACACCAAAGCTTATGTCAATATGAACTAGGTGTACCAGCATGGTACTAGTATCGGTACGGAAATCGGTACCATGAACCATGATCCATTCCAATAAATGTCACCAAAGCTTATGTCAATAGGAACTAAGAGGAGGGGGCAAAACTATTGTTTTAACCTAGAAAATCCCATGTTTTCTGTTATGATTTTATGAAccgtttctttctttccttctttcaaatataaattatatgaTCCATTCTGAGAGACAACATCAAAGCTATTTTTCAGctaacataaaaagaaaaaatataatagatcattcGCCCGTTTAGGAGCTTTACTTCTTGTTCTGCCATTGTTATTATCATTCAGTTGATTTACTAGAAAAATCTTAAAAGTTGTATGGTTTGCAAGTTTGGCCGGATTTTAAATTCCCTAACTTCTGATTGGTTACGAAGAACTCCTGGATTAGGGAAAAGGTTTACAAGTGCCCCTTATTGTAACAATTGGATTGTGGAAACTGGGAATGATTTTTCTTTTCGTCATGCTCTTGCAGGGTCACGTTAGTTAAGAGTAGCCTTAATACTGTTTTAAATTATACAAGCTCGATTCCTATACCCGTTACCACTTGTTAACTAACAGGTATTACCAGACCACTTGTTAACTAACAGGTATTACTGGTAATCTTCCAGTTCTTGACCATATGTTCTGAATTCATGGGAGGTTCAAGGAAAGAAAGAAGTGCCAGAGGGAAAGTCTATAAGCAGTGACAGATCCGATTGTAGTTTAGCAAGAGTGggaatttaaataatttcttgTTTTTAACATCGACGTGCAAATGCATAACGCAGTTAACCAGTCTGTCAGAAAAATAAGGGTGCAGTTGGATCAAAATAATCTGCTGGAATATATTCTTGTCACTGTTTCTCATTTACAGCTAAAATGTACGTATGTTACATAGATAATACATGCATAGacgcatatgtatgtatatgtgaatGTATATGGATATGCATATGTAACGTCCGCATACATGGCTTgtattattttgagttattttttatccTTATGTGTTAGAAATATTCTGATCTATATGAGTTTCCAACAATTTAAAAACTTATTTAAATTGTTGATGTTATCAGCATGTCTTACAGTGTAACTTATGCTTCCTAACTTGCAGTGGTGGAGGTCTTGTGGCATATGCTGACTCAAAATCAGACCATGCCATTGCATCATCTCAAGTAGCACCCAAGAAAAAGGTGGTAGTGCTTGGTACTGGTTGGGCTGGCACAACTTTCTTGAAAAATCTAGATAGCTCATTGTATGATGTACAAGTGGTATCACCTCGTAATTACTTTGCATTTACCCCTTTGCTACCTAGCATCACATGTGGAACAGTTGAACCATGCAGCATTGTTGAGCCAATTCGCAAAATCATAAAAAAGGTACAAATTGGCATATTATTCCCATTGGGttaccttttttttcctttttttcttttttttttgccccctGAGAAGTAGGGAATTGTTACTATATAGGTGATCATTTGTGgtactttttctttttaaaaaatcctttttttattcctttatattttaatttgtaAATGAGTCATATCCTATATGAGGATGagtgaaaatttttcattagttCAATAATTGTACAAGTATTCCTTTAAAAGAAAAATTGTGAAGCTAGTAATAGCAGACTCTTATGATGCTTATGGTACAAGAATGTAATTAGTACGACAATAATGGTAGCTTCATATACGATGTAAAACTATCAGCATGACAAGGCAGGGTAGGCTTCCACCTTGATGCTTGCATCAATCTTAAACAAAGCATCTTCATATTTGTGAAAACAACATGATCTGCCTCCATAGATTAAAGTTGGCACATAAAGATGACTGAAGaacaatgataaaaaaaaaaaaaagggtaatgAAAGGAGTCTGATGTTGAGAGTTTATTAAGGTAGTGATTTTTCCCTATGATCTTGGTCCTATTCGTGTtcagatatattttatttatttttagttttatcTTGCTTGGTTTCCATCTCTGCCAGAGGCTAATAATGTTCTTTGTGTGTTCCCAATAAATAATCTGATCCTGTCAGTGAAGTAGTACTCAACCTTTTCCCCAATTATTGGTTTTACAGAAGGGAGAAATAAAATTTTGGGAAGCTGAATGTTTCAAAATCGATCCAACAAGCAAAGAAGTCCACTGTCGTGCTGATATTGGCACTAATTTGGATGGAAATGATGAATTTCTTCTCAATTATGATTATCTGGTGATAGCAATTGGAGCAAGGGTAAATACATTTAACACCCCTGGTGTAGTGGAACATTGTCACTTTCTAAAGGTACACTCAGTCTCATCATAATAGAAGTCCTTCATGCCGGTACAATTTACTTGCAAAGACAACAGACATGCTTGGAATTATTACTGTAAATAACAGCAGATGCAAATTGTTAAGCTTATTTGCTCAAGGTACAAGACCGGTGTTTTGACCATATTACTAGATTCATGCAGCAGAGTATATTATTGCTGTATGTTTTTGATACATGCAGTTTCATATAAACAATCACACCACATATATGCCCTTCAATTGTTGCATTACTTTTTCACAGGTGTCTAAATTCTTTTCAGCATCAAGTTTCAATTTTATTCAAATGATGCCTTTAGAAATTTGATGGTTATATTTGTTGATTGCCTGATCGCACCCTTCTTGTGAGGTTTGTTTCATCCATAGTGGCTATATGCAGGAAGTAGAAGATGCTCAGAAAATTCGGAGGAGTGTAATGGACTGTTTTGAAAGGGCCAGTCTTCCAAACCTTgatgaagaagagaggaagaggattcTTCATTTTGTTATTGTTGGTGGTGGTCCAACAGGTGTTGAATTTGCTGCAGAGCTGCATGATTTTGTAACTGAAGATTTATCTAAGTTATACCCTATGGTTCGAGACTTGGTGAAAATATCCGTTATTCAATCTGGAGAGCACATCTTGACCATGTAAGGCAGTACTCGTTGTTTTATCAATTCTCATCTGATTCCCTGATTTGACTATTTATGTGAGTTTGAAACTAAATTGTGCAAAATTGCAACTCCATCCCACTATTTGTGGTTTAGTAGTGGGTTTCAATGTCATTAACATTCGTGTTAGCTAGCATATAGGTTTGTGGCGAGTAGCGATGTGTAATACCACATTTGttattctaattgattttaaatcttgAAGgacatgatttgatattttacaaAATCATGTCAATTTATGGTTTTTCATGTTTTTGGAAATTGTACATTCTTATTTGATAATACCAGGAGTTTGGTTGACAAGGAGGTTTCATAAAAGCTCTGCAATCATTTGCAAATTTTGATTTGTGTAGAACTTTAAGTTTGCTCTCCTTATGAGCTTacgtttttcctttttttttttaagagaaatattTTTCAATCTTTTTGGTTCCTCCTTTCATAGAATCTCAACTTCATTAGGAATCAAATATTAGAGAAAAGACAGACTTCTGTTTCTGAAATTAAAAACTTCCAAATGCAACCAAAAATACATTTGtctaaatttattgtatttcatcTTCATGtttatcattaaaatttatttttcacatTGCCTTTTATTCCTAACTCTATTTTTCCTTCCTATCCTGCCTTATTTAATTTGCATGTGCATTTTGTTTGTATCATGCAGGTTTGACAAAAGGGTAACTGAATTTGCCGAAGAGAAGTTCCAAAGAGATGGTATTGAAGTGAAAACAGGGTTTAAGGTTGTGGAGGTGTCTGATAAAAACATCACAATGGCAAACAAATCAACTGGAAAAATGTCTGTACCATATGGAATGGCTGTCTGGTCAACCGGTATTGGGACACGCCCTGTCATAATGGATTTTATGAAACAAATTGGTCAGGTTAATGGTCATCattttctaaaatttgatttctttaaATTTTGTAGATActttaatttatattttgattatttccCCAATGCACAGGCTAACAGGCGTGCATTAGCAACTAATGAGTGGCTGAGAATCCATGAATGCGATGGTGTATATGCACTTGGCGATTGTGCCACCATAAGTCAACGAAAAATCATGGTATGTGAAACTTAGTTATCGACCTCGTCATGTTTCTTTAATGAGGTACATATAGTATGTGAATTGGATCAATAACATGAAAATGGTACTGTTTTCATAGGTAAATACATAGTTCTGTATGTTGTTGAGTTAGAAAGCTGTCCTCTTTGTTCAAATAACCGCAATTTTGGTCCACAACGTAAAATGCCTTACTATATCAGTTGCCTTGAAGGTTCCTTACCCACTTATTGAATGAACAAAAATTTTATGTGACTGAATACCCACAGGAAGATAATGCATGGTGGGTAATGTAAATTGAGAATAACTTTGTTCTTGGTTATGATTTTGACTTTCTACTTCAGCACCTATGGCTGATTATTTGAAGCTTAGATTATCGAGCTGCCATTTCACGGTTTAAACTAGTTTATCCTGTTCAGTTTTGATCTCTGGCATAACTTCATGAAAAACCTTTTGGTAGCCTTTGATTCTCATATAATGAGAATATCGAACAGGCACACATAGCAAGCGATCATGTATAACTTCAATGAGAGCAAACACAGAGACTTCATGCTGGTTTTATATGTTGCATTTAACTAGGCATCATAACAGGAGTACCAATTAGCAGTCAACCAAGATTGCAGTATGAAGAATCTGGTTTATTAATATGCTTCAGGCCTTTGTGCTTTCAGGAAGACATCTCAGCAATCTTTAAGGTTGCAGACAAGGACAATTCTGGAACTTTAACTGTGAAAGAAATCCAAGGTATTTTAGATGATATTTGCATAAGATACCCTCAAGTGGAACTCTATTTGAAAAGCAAGCAAATCAGCGACATAGTTGATTTAATTAAGGATTCCAAACGTGATGTTGAGAAGGAATCTATAGAACTGGACATAGAAGAGTTCAAAAGAGCTCTTGCAAATGTAGATTCACAAGTCAAAAATCTTCCTGCAACAGCTCAGGTGATCTTTTATTATCTAAATGAgtcatttatttatataaatgtgaTGTAACTAGCAATTGAAGTTTTATAATTTGTCCAGTTTTGTATACCCAAGGACATTATCTTGAATGTTCTTCACTCAAATGTACCAGGTTGCTGCACAACAAGGCAATTATCTTGCTAAATGTTTTAACAAAATGAAGGACTGCGAAGAGCATCCGGAAGGTCCACTGCGCATTACAGAATCAGGTCGCCATCGCTTTCGCCCCTTCAGGTACCTGTTCTAGTTGTGCTTCTTTCTCTCTATCTTTCATTTTTCCTTTCTATGTTTTTGGGTTGGATGAATTTTAATCAGTATGGGTAGCCAATCTAAGATATATTATAGTTGCTTTCTTGTTTTTGTCTTACTGATCCTATATTATTTTCAACTTTACATGGTCACTCTTTGGCTGTAGCTATTTAATTATTATTCTTTGGTAGTTGTAGATCCCTGATTTGTTTATTCAATACCACCTAGTCTAATATTGTAGTACAATATAGTCTACATGTATTGGATCCGGCAATAATCAAACTAGAACTCATAAAGTTTCACTCATTGCAGTGTGCAAATGATAAGTTCAATCTGGCACTGCAAGATTGGAAGATGGCTTGCACCATGTAAATCGTTgttaaatttataattcattggCTTCATGCTATGCTTGCCTATGTTTTGATGATGGAGTCACCCTTGAACTGTGATATAGGAATTCTTTGTACTTAGAAAACAATGACCTGATTATATTGTTCTAGATATTTCTATATGCATACACATGCAtgtctatatgtgtgtgtgtgcatgcatgtGCCCACGTGCACCTATCTTTGAGTTTAtactaatattctattttttgaaaattaagtGTTTTTAGTGTTTCATTAAGATGATAGCAGTGGTTGACATATGAAGCCTACATAATGTGTTAATTATCTATTATTGGTTGAGGAAAGACATGACAATATTAAATCCATAAATGAAACATGGCTTTGTATATATGTTGATATAGATTCATGTGGACCCTAATTTAGACCAAGGATCTAGTATTATGTATTTTACTTGTGCCAAAATTGTGTAATAGATTTGTAGTATTTTGGAATGCTTTCCTAAAAGTGGATCATTCATTTAGAAAAAGTCCAAGGAACCCTATATTGATGTTTTGTTGATAATTCATTGTAGATGAAATTGAGGTATGTCAATGATGAAACTTCTTGCTATTAACATAAGCCAACATGCTTTGGCCATCTTCATGTGTTAGcttttataagattattttcctaAATATTATTGTAAAATAAACTCAATCGAGTGAAGCTTTTGTCAAACTATTAACTATACACCTGCATGGTTTTAGCATACATGAAAGAGAAGTGATCCAGAAGGATGACAGAACTCGATGTGGATTAATTTGGCTACTACGAATAGGGTTGGATAGGGTACAAGATCAATATCTTCCAATCAGAAAGCCGAATTGCAAGCCAAACTTGCAGAGGGCATAACTTGGTCATACGACATCTAATTTCGATGATGTTTTTCTAAATTGAGTAGTTTTTGAAGATCTGTGCCATGACGCCTCACCTTTTAAGGATGCCCCCTTGTGATCAGTTGTTAATTTCTTCGTTTAGAGTTTGAAATGGACtggtcaaatcaaaaatttttctttcggaTAAGATTTTGATCGAGTGTAGTTTCCAATCCAAGAAAAATCCAATAAAGTGACAGAACGTAGAGTTGATGTAGAAGTCAAGATCTATCTCTTGaagaattttaattattttaaattatttttactagATATGTCTATTTTAGATAAAAGAGTCCtagaaataagaaaatgaatccaAGCCAATTATGCTAGGATGGATGTCTTTCTAGAAGCTAGGAAGATGAATTTAACCCAAATTGTACAAGGCAGACCTTACTATTATAAATAGAGGCTGTGTATctcattttttaaattaatcaaaGAAAGAAAATGGGACTTAAACCTTACTTATGAGACTCGAATTGCGTGGGTTAAGGAAAATCTTCTCTCTCCCTGATGGGATCAAGAAGGTCCATAAAATGCCTTTTGGAGTTTCTATTGGTAGTGTTTCTTAGGATTGATGTAAGTTTTTGTTGCTTACTTTTTTTGAGGTTCTAAATAATTGATTGAAGGTATAAAGGTTTATGGAGGGTAACTACGTAAGCATATATAAACCCTAGTAGAAGACCATTTTATATCAAGGAGTAAAATGAAGGTATACTAGAATGCTTTGTTCTCCAtgtctatacatacatatatatgcatacgtatgtacatatacatataacatacatatatagatacatgcatgcatatataaaaACATAGGCATGGCCCAAAACACAAGGCTCCCGCATTGTGGGGTTTGGGAAGGGTCTGATATATGCCAACTTACCCCTGTATGCAAAGAGGCTATTTCTGTATTTTGAACCTGTGCTCGAAGTTACAATTGAGCAACCTTACGAGTGCACCAAGGCCTACCCTCTACATATATACATCTATACATATATGTGCCAACAAAATGGAATTAGAGATATAATTATTCAACAAGATTGATGGTAATGAAGAGATGGTGTTAGAGATACATTGATCTTGCAAGATTGACAATAATAAAGAGATATGTTCAAGATTATGAAGGCTTTGAATACTAGTTTCTTAGCATAGGAGAAGGTGAAACTGATTTGGAGAAGCAAAGGCAATATTGTTGCCAAATTTTGAgtgaataaaatagataaaaaaatgattataattgtaaAGAAAGAGAATGGAGAAATAAAAGTTCTTTTAAGAAAATGAGGATACTCTAACCATTATTCAAACAGCTAGCTTGTGTTGGGCTAGTCCTAGCACCTAGCATGAGACAGTATAGCACCTATTAAACGTTCTTCTTTAGCATACTTAATTAAAGAGGTCCTTATCCTTCCTTTTAATGCATTTCTTTAGCATGCCTGTATGGCATGATACATCCCTTGCAAGGCACTAGCTGGAATCCACTGTGTGATTGGTATTTATCTTGATTCTAGCCATAAATATTTGTGATTGAACTCCTATCTTCCAGATTGTAAATTATGGCATGTTACATAGAAGCTAGAAAGTTGCATGTCAAGGAAATttcaaggggaaaaaaaaaagagccctAAATAACTCATGAATCACCAAACCAACTAAAGAAGAAGCTTAAGTTAATCTATTCTTTTTAGAAGAGTGAATATCACCATAGGAGTATTAGTTGGCAAATTTAGACGATGATGAATCTTTGGAAGAAAACATTGGAGAAGGCGAGACTGAACTAGATGAGCTTAAGAATGCAGAGTTTAATGAAAAGGATGAGAAGTAAGCAAATGCAAACAATATTAAGGAATATCcattaaaattataagaagaaATTGAAGAGTTGTAAGAAATCAAAAATGCAGAAGGTGAAGAAATCAAAGAGGCAATGATGATAACtcaagagaagaaattttatTGAAAGTTGAAAGGCAAAGAATGATAAAAACAAATTGAAAGGGCACTGATTTTTGAAATCATGAATTTAGTTTTCCATGAAAAGGTCaatattcaaaataaataattgaaCATGTGAAAAAACCAAACTTCTAAATTCTTTGATTGATAAATGCTATGGTCACATGGAAGCCTTACCTTTTTCTGTTTGAGCAAGAGAAGCGGGCATTAAACTATAAGCATAAATGTGAAGAATAATGTGTGTTTGAGTAAAAAAAATTGCACACCTAAACGAAAATGTTTTGAGAAGCCCCATCAAGTCAATGAAAATGGCATGAAGATTCTTGTATATAGAAATGTCGGAAATTTCATATAGGAAAGGCATGTTTACATTTTCACTATGCCCTGGAAGATTGGTATTCATAGGCTTGAAGCAAATGAAACCAAATTTATTATTCCTTAAAGCAGGGTTTTAAATCTCATGGGATAGGGGTATCTCAGTTTTTTCATGGAACAAGATGCCCCGTTGTCTCTTTCCATCCTAATGGCATTTTCGATCATATATCCTAGTAGATATCCTCCCactctctccccttcttctttcttttctttcctttttcttatccctttttttctttctttcatgttttctttttctttatctctcctctccttcctttctttctttttttcttctcccttcctttctttcttttcattttctccttttttccttttattttttttccttttttcatctttccttcatttctttctttcctcgTTCTTCTCTCCTCACATAGATGGTTTTTGGAGTTCGAACCGCATCCTAGTCTTGTTTCTCATAGGAATGGGATAGAACAGCTAGGATGCCCCCATAATATtaggatataaaattttatggggCATTTGGTATGTGGTAATCAATTCAAGATTAAGGGTGATGTGGATAGAGGTGATGAGATCACCATGCTTGATTGTACAATGGTGATCCTATATAGCAGTGATCCCAAGTCACCCCAACCCTTCCAATTACCATCCAATCCAGTGATAGAATATCCGTCTTTGAGGTTGAAGATCCAAGATCACCCTTGGGCAGTGATCTTTAGTTGAAATTTGAGAATAAAAATATCCCTTAGCAAGGTTTGCCATCTCGGTACCGACAGTCATTTCGGCTGATCGACGGTATGGTTCGGTATCGTTCTGTACCATACCGAATCGACAGTAAACCGATGAAGGCATCAGACCCGAAccaggagaaaaaaaagagagaaatagagagggaggaagaaagaaaagaagagaggggaAGGAGGGGCGGGGCCGTCGAACGGCCTCAGATTGGCTGTCGTGGCCGCTGGATGGCACAGTCCACGCGCGCGGTACCGCGGACGTGAAACAGGGGCGTCACTCctgtttcatgattttttttaaaagtcaAAACTTAAATGAAGCCGGCAGATGGTTTGTTGGCCTcagtgattttaattttaaaaaaaaatcttttaaacatttgccggcttcactgttgGTTTTCGTTTTTAAAAAAGGTAGCCCCTGTTCCATAATCGCGATGCCGCCTGTGCTACTTCCGCCACCCTCCTCCCTTGGCCTCGGCGAAGCCCGCATCCGCGATCGCGACTGCGACGCCGTCTGCTCCCATCTTCGGTGATCTCCCGCCGGTCCGGCTCGGTATGGGGTGTACCGATCGGTTCAGCACAGTACAGCATTCCATGCCCATTAGTCTAATGAAAAAAATTGACATATCAATAtactattaatatattatatcgatATTATCTATTTGATATTATATTACATTGATATTATATGTCATTTATGATATATGTTACATTACAATATATTATTAAATCATACTATTGTCATATAataattcaatgataattttaaattagagtagAAATATTTATTGTACTCTATATTTGTATAATGAAATCATTTAATATATTACGTCTATTtgccttatttttctaatcaaaacgaatattagtattaataaataatctaatataagtataaattaaaatattaattctataacaacgtttaatatattttataggatcaataatttataggaccaataaatatatttttatcgaatatattaataattaatatatcaataaatatagaatatattttatatgattaataaatatgttTTTATAGAAAATATGAAGGGTAGCTTTGGTATTGTATGGTTAGTGATCTTGGATTCCTATGGAATATCAAACAAGTTATTTATGGATATCTATGGATCTTTAATCACTATATCAAGGCCTATTAAATATAATGATCTTTGATCATTTAGGATTAAGTCAACTCAAGATTCGCATCGCTAGTGATTTTAGATCAGCATGGTGATTCCATTTGGGTTGCCAAATGCCACCTTACATTAAACCATGAATTGCGTACATTCATTGATCTAGTCCTTCAAATGAGAagtcctctcccttctcctcctttcttcaaCTTGAATTTTAACCATTATATCCCAAA contains these protein-coding regions:
- the LOC105033325 gene encoding external alternative NAD(P)H-ubiquinone oxidoreductase B2, mitochondrial isoform X4; the protein is MRFSAFFFDGACRAFHHRPTFSKLVVILAASGGGLVAYADSKSDHAIASSQVAPKKKVVVLGTGWAGTTFLKNLDSSLYDVQVVSPRNYFAFTPLLPSITCGTVEPCSIVEPIRKIIKKEVEDAQKIRRSVMDCFERASLPNLDEEERKRILHFVIVGGGPTGVEFAAELHDFVTEDLSKLYPMVRDLVKISVIQSGEHILTMFDKRVTEFAEEKFQRDGIEVKTGFKVVEVSDKNITMANKSTGKMSVPYGMAVWSTGIGTRPVIMDFMKQIGQANRRALATNEWLRIHECDGVYALGDCATISQRKIMEDISAIFKVADKDNSGTLTVKEIQGILDDICIRYPQVELYLKSKQISDIVDLIKDSKRDVEKESIELDIEEFKRALANVDSQVKNLPATAQVAAQQGNYLAKCFNKMKDCEEHPEGPLRITESGRHRFRPFRYKHFGQFAPLGGEQTAAQLPGDWISIGHSTQWLWYSVYASKQVSWRTRALVISDWTRRFIFGRDSSRI
- the LOC105033325 gene encoding external alternative NAD(P)H-ubiquinone oxidoreductase B3, mitochondrial isoform X5; protein product: MRFSAFFFDGACRAFHHRPTFSKLVVILAASGGGLVAYADSKSDHAIASSQVAPKKKVVVLGTGWAGTTFLKNLDSSLYDVQVVSPRNYFAFTPLLPSITCGTVEPCSIVEPIRKIIKKKGEIKFWEAECFKIDPTSKEVHCRADIGTNLDGNDEFLLNYDYLVIAIGARVNTFNTPGVVEHCHFLKEVEDAQKIRRSVMDCFERASLPNLDEEERKRILHFVIVGGGPTGVEFAAELHDFVTEDLSKLYPMVRDLVKISVIQSGEHILTMFDKRVTEFAEEKFQRDGIEVKTGFKVVEVSDKNITMANKSTGKMSVPYGMAVWSTGIGTRPVIMDFMKQIGQANRRALATNEWLRIHECDGVYALGDCATISQRKIMVAAQQGNYLAKCFNKMKDCEEHPEGPLRITESGRHRFRPFRYKHFGQFAPLGGEQTAAQLPGDWISIGHSTQWLWYSVYASKQVSWRTRALVISDWTRRFIFGRDSSRI
- the LOC105033325 gene encoding external alternative NAD(P)H-ubiquinone oxidoreductase B2, mitochondrial isoform X1, whose product is MRFSAFFFDGACRAFHHRPTFSKLVVILAASGGGLVAYADSKSDHAIASSQVAPKKKVVVLGTGWAGTTFLKNLDSSLYDVQVVSPRNYFAFTPLLPSITCGTVEPCSIVEPIRKIIKKKGEIKFWEAECFKIDPTSKEVHCRADIGTNLDGNDEFLLNYDYLVIAIGARVNTFNTPGVVEHCHFLKEVEDAQKIRRSVMDCFERASLPNLDEEERKRILHFVIVGGGPTGVEFAAELHDFVTEDLSKLYPMVRDLVKISVIQSGEHILTMFDKRVTEFAEEKFQRDGIEVKTGFKVVEVSDKNITMANKSTGKMSVPYGMAVWSTGIGTRPVIMDFMKQIGQANRRALATNEWLRIHECDGVYALGDCATISQRKIMEDISAIFKVADKDNSGTLTVKEIQGILDDICIRYPQVELYLKSKQISDIVDLIKDSKRDVEKESIELDIEEFKRALANVDSQVKNLPATAQVAAQQGNYLAKCFNKMKDCEEHPEGPLRITESGRHRFRPFRYKHFGQFAPLGGEQTAAQLPGDWISIGHSTQWLWYSVYASKQVSWRTRALVISDWTRRFIFGRDSSRI